A genome region from Thermococcus sp. includes the following:
- a CDS encoding DUF373 family protein yields MKTLVLAIDRDDDFGKKAGVKGPVIGRDACVDAALKLSLADPEDSDANVVYAAVKLADELREKGDFDEVEVALITGHPKVGVKSDVELSKQLDKVLTEFSADGVIPVTDGAEDEQIFPIITSKIPIISSHRVVVKQSESIETTYYILYRYLKEILSDPEVAKVVLGIPGMVLLLYGIARLVGVWYPNSVKLVSAAVTGAILLLVGGYFFVKGFRFNVREVLSKQFIFVVSVVAGLLIITGGAINAYFSLETYAEGILGRLPGTPLLQVLIYINALGASLVVGISVVITGRIIQAYLKKDAHIWYYVSALLTMPALWVTIDLTTRYAMAILTFSDINVFTKVIIAVVDIGFSVLVGMYLRGKVRGWEKVEAGTGT; encoded by the coding sequence ATGAAAACGCTCGTGCTTGCCATAGACCGAGACGATGACTTTGGGAAGAAGGCGGGCGTTAAAGGGCCGGTGATAGGCAGGGATGCATGTGTAGATGCCGCCCTAAAGCTGAGTCTGGCCGATCCCGAGGACAGCGACGCCAACGTCGTTTACGCAGCCGTTAAGCTCGCCGATGAGCTGAGGGAGAAGGGGGATTTCGATGAGGTTGAGGTGGCACTCATAACCGGTCACCCCAAGGTAGGTGTCAAGAGCGACGTTGAACTGTCGAAGCAGTTGGATAAGGTTCTAACGGAGTTCTCAGCCGACGGAGTTATCCCCGTCACAGATGGCGCCGAAGACGAACAAATATTCCCGATAATCACGTCCAAAATCCCGATAATCAGCTCGCACCGCGTGGTCGTCAAGCAGAGTGAGAGCATCGAGACAACCTACTACATACTCTACCGCTATCTGAAGGAGATACTGAGCGATCCAGAGGTGGCCAAGGTAGTCCTGGGAATACCGGGCATGGTGCTTCTCCTGTATGGCATAGCCCGTCTGGTGGGAGTGTGGTATCCGAACAGTGTGAAACTGGTCTCGGCGGCTGTTACGGGGGCGATTCTACTTCTAGTTGGGGGGTACTTCTTCGTCAAGGGATTCCGGTTTAACGTCCGGGAGGTCCTGTCAAAGCAGTTTATATTCGTGGTCTCGGTTGTGGCCGGGCTCCTTATAATAACCGGCGGCGCAATAAACGCTTATTTCAGCCTGGAAACTTACGCAGAGGGGATCCTTGGCAGGCTACCCGGAACACCCCTGTTACAGGTTCTGATATACATAAACGCCCTGGGAGCCTCGCTCGTGGTCGGAATCTCCGTCGTGATCACGGGGCGCATTATACAGGCGTACCTGAAGAAGGATGCTCACATCTGGTACTACGTCTCCGCGCTTCTCACGATGCCGGCACTGTGGGTAACTATAGACCTAACGACGAGGTACGCGATGGCAATACTCACTTTCTCGGATATAAACGTGTTCACAAAGGTTATAATAGCCGTTGTGGATATTGGGTTCAGCGTTTTGGTTGGGATGTACCTGAGAGGAAAAGTTAGGGGATGGGAGAAAGTTGAAGCTGGAACAGGCACTTAA
- a CDS encoding TIGR00296 family protein, producing the protein MNVIRDEWGEFLVRLARRAVEEYVRSGRTIKPPGDTPPELWEKMGVFVTLNKRHAPPQMALRGCIGFPLPIYPLVEATIKAAIYAAVDDPRFPPVRESELDDLTVEVSVLTPPESIEGPPEERPKKIKVGRDGLIIEKGIYSGLLLPQVPIEWGWDEEEFLAQTCWKAGLPPDCWLDEDTKVYKFTAEIFEEEYPHGPVKRKPLV; encoded by the coding sequence ATGAACGTGATCAGGGATGAGTGGGGGGAGTTCCTCGTTAGGCTCGCGAGGAGGGCTGTAGAGGAGTACGTTAGAAGCGGCAGGACGATAAAACCGCCAGGAGATACTCCTCCAGAGTTATGGGAGAAGATGGGCGTCTTCGTGACTCTCAACAAGCGCCATGCACCGCCCCAGATGGCCCTTAGGGGATGCATAGGTTTTCCCCTGCCGATTTACCCACTGGTGGAAGCAACTATTAAAGCCGCCATATACGCCGCCGTTGACGACCCGCGCTTCCCACCGGTGAGGGAGAGCGAACTGGACGACTTAACGGTGGAGGTCAGCGTTCTGACGCCCCCTGAGTCAATTGAGGGGCCGCCGGAGGAAAGGCCGAAGAAGATTAAGGTTGGCAGGGACGGGTTGATAATCGAAAAGGGCATTTACTCCGGTTTACTGCTCCCACAGGTTCCGATAGAGTGGGGCTGGGACGAGGAGGAGTTTCTGGCCCAGACCTGCTGGAAGGCCGGATTGCCTCCCGACTGCTGGCTCGATGAGGACACGAAGGTCTACAAATTTACTGCAGAGATTTTTGAAGAAGAGTATCCACACGGCCCTGTGAAGAGGAAGCCGCTGGTTTAG
- a CDS encoding DUF3226 domain-containing protein produces the protein SGGDAPVSVLFVEGKTDAKFFKGVFKKLFEFKESRNAPRKLKFIERVFERDNFDLMRRGDVYLAIIPSEGNSGVIRNLGNFLRAMETFNFQVHRIGTAVDVDEDREAALASILGKLSEFRTVKGGRGYRTSGTEVVPLVIGLPFEDKLVEWKKPTVEDLMLHLIEREGLLDRIKPALEALYRSMGKKLKPKETMYLALAVYGHWGNLEGFYELFVMRSRFRNLKAVLREAGLMEGLSFLAFQER, from the coding sequence CAGTGGAGGAGATGCGCCAGTGTCGGTTCTTTTTGTGGAGGGCAAGACCGATGCGAAGTTCTTCAAGGGCGTGTTTAAAAAGCTCTTCGAGTTCAAGGAGAGCCGGAACGCCCCCAGGAAGCTGAAGTTCATCGAACGCGTCTTTGAGAGGGATAACTTCGACCTCATGAGGAGGGGAGACGTTTACCTGGCAATAATACCCAGTGAAGGCAACTCCGGGGTTATACGGAACCTAGGAAACTTCCTCAGGGCAATGGAGACCTTCAATTTCCAGGTGCATAGAATAGGAACTGCAGTGGACGTCGATGAGGATAGAGAGGCGGCACTAGCGTCGATACTGGGAAAACTGTCAGAGTTCAGAACCGTGAAGGGCGGCAGGGGCTACCGTACCAGCGGAACCGAAGTGGTTCCACTCGTGATAGGATTGCCCTTTGAGGATAAGCTGGTTGAGTGGAAAAAACCCACCGTCGAAGACCTGATGCTGCACCTGATAGAGAGGGAGGGGCTTCTGGACAGGATAAAACCCGCCCTTGAGGCGCTCTACAGGAGCATGGGAAAGAAATTGAAGCCCAAGGAGACGATGTACCTGGCGCTGGCAGTTTATGGACACTGGGGAAACCTGGAGGGCTTCTACGAGCTCTTCGTCATGCGCTCCCGCTTCAGGAACCTTAAAGCGGTCCTTAGGGAGGCAGGGCTCATGGAGGGGCTGAGCTTCCTGGCATTTCAGGAGCGTTGA
- a CDS encoding deoxyribonuclease IV translates to MFRVDRLRFGTAGIPISTPKRSTVDGIARVRDLGLDAMEMEFVRGVNLKSELAKKINYVAKKHDVLLTAHAPYYINLNAAEKAKIEASKNRIIQSAERLHDAGGWSVVFHAGYYLKQPPGIVYQRILEALRDIEKKLMDRGVKVWLRPELTGKPTQFGDLEEIVKLSEELEMVLPTIDFAHAHARNRGKCNSIEEWREMLSLMEDRLGREALDSMHIHMSGIEYTEKGERRHLPLRESDMEWENLLKVLKEFGVKGVVISESPNIEEDALLMKRKYEKTKA, encoded by the coding sequence ATGTTCAGGGTTGACCGCCTTCGCTTCGGAACAGCTGGGATACCAATCTCAACGCCAAAACGCTCAACCGTTGACGGAATAGCCCGTGTGAGGGACCTAGGGCTTGATGCGATGGAGATGGAGTTCGTCAGGGGAGTAAACCTCAAGTCAGAGCTCGCCAAGAAGATAAATTACGTAGCGAAGAAGCACGATGTTCTGCTCACCGCCCACGCGCCCTACTACATAAACCTCAACGCGGCGGAAAAGGCCAAGATCGAGGCGAGCAAGAACAGGATAATCCAGAGCGCCGAAAGGCTCCACGACGCCGGTGGCTGGAGCGTCGTCTTCCACGCCGGGTACTACCTCAAGCAACCCCCCGGAATTGTTTACCAGAGGATACTTGAGGCCCTTCGGGACATCGAAAAGAAACTCATGGACAGAGGGGTGAAGGTCTGGTTGAGGCCGGAGCTCACTGGAAAACCCACCCAGTTCGGAGACCTAGAGGAGATAGTGAAGCTCAGCGAGGAGCTTGAGATGGTTCTGCCGACGATAGACTTCGCACATGCCCACGCAAGGAACAGGGGCAAATGCAACTCCATTGAGGAGTGGCGCGAGATGCTCTCCCTTATGGAGGATCGGCTCGGAAGGGAGGCCCTGGATAGCATGCACATCCACATGTCCGGCATAGAGTACACCGAGAAGGGCGAGAGGAGGCACCTCCCCCTCAGGGAGAGCGACATGGAGTGGGAGAACCTTTTAAAAGTCCTAAAGGAGTTCGGGGTCAAGGGCGTCGTCATAAGCGAGAGCCCCAACATCGAGGAGGACGCCCTCCTGATGAAGAGGAAGTATGAGAAGACAAAGGCCTAA
- a CDS encoding DNA polymerase, whose protein sequence is MILDTDYFTEDGKPVIRIFKKENGEFSIDYDRDFEPYIYALLRDDSAIEDVKKVTAERHGVAVRVKRAEKLEKKFLGRPIEVWKLYFTHPQDVPAIRDRIREHPAVVEIYEYDVPFAKRYLIDKGLIPMEGDEELKMMSFDIETLYHEGEEFAEGPILMISYADENEARVITWKKIDLPYVDVVSTEKEMIKRFLKVVKDKDSDVLITYNGDNFDFAYLKKRCEKLGIKFVLGRDGSEPKIQRMGDRFAVEVKGRIHFDLYPVIRHTVNLPTYTLEAVYEAIFGKPKEKVYAEEIAAAWESGEGLERVAKYSMEDARATFELGREFLPMEAQLSRLVGQSLWDVSRSSTGNLVEWFLLRAAYRRNELAPNKPDGRELARRRGGYAGGYVKEPEKGLWTNIVYLDFRALYPSIIITHNVSPDTLNREGCRGYDTAPQVGHRFCKDVPGFIPSLLGDLLEERQKIKRKMKASIDPLEKKLLDYRQHAIKILANSYYGYYGYAKARWYCRECAESVTAWGRQYIETTIREIGEKFGFKVLYADTDGFFATIPGADAETVKKKAREFLKYINAKLPGLLELEYEGFYVRGFFVTKKKYAVIDEEGKITTRGLEIVRRDWSEIAKETQARVLEALLRDGNVKEAVEIVKAVTEDLTKYRVPLERLVIHEQITRELKDYKATGPHVAIAKRLQARGIKVKPGTIISYVVLKGSGKISDRAILVSEYDPKRHRYDPDYYIENQVLPAVLRILEAFNYRGEDLRYQKTRQTGLGAWLKPKGKK, encoded by the coding sequence ATGATCCTCGATACGGACTACTTCACCGAGGATGGAAAGCCCGTTATAAGGATATTCAAGAAGGAGAACGGTGAGTTCAGTATAGACTACGACCGGGATTTCGAACCTTACATCTACGCCCTTCTGAGGGACGATTCTGCCATAGAGGACGTTAAGAAGGTAACGGCCGAGAGGCATGGGGTTGCAGTGAGAGTCAAGCGCGCTGAGAAGTTGGAGAAGAAGTTCCTCGGCAGACCGATAGAGGTCTGGAAGCTCTACTTCACTCATCCACAGGACGTTCCAGCGATAAGGGACAGAATACGGGAGCACCCCGCGGTTGTGGAAATCTACGAGTACGATGTGCCCTTTGCCAAGCGCTACCTCATAGACAAGGGACTGATCCCGATGGAGGGCGACGAGGAGCTCAAGATGATGTCCTTCGACATCGAGACGCTCTACCACGAGGGTGAGGAGTTCGCAGAGGGGCCGATCCTCATGATAAGCTACGCCGACGAGAACGAGGCGAGGGTCATAACGTGGAAGAAGATAGACCTGCCCTACGTTGACGTCGTCTCCACCGAGAAGGAGATGATTAAGCGCTTCCTCAAGGTCGTGAAGGATAAGGATTCCGATGTTCTCATAACCTACAACGGCGACAATTTTGACTTTGCCTATCTCAAGAAGCGGTGCGAGAAGCTCGGGATAAAGTTCGTCCTCGGGAGGGACGGGAGCGAGCCCAAAATCCAGCGCATGGGGGACAGGTTTGCCGTCGAGGTGAAGGGAAGAATTCACTTCGATCTCTACCCGGTGATAAGGCACACCGTCAATCTGCCAACATACACCCTTGAGGCGGTTTACGAGGCTATATTCGGAAAGCCCAAGGAAAAGGTCTACGCCGAGGAAATCGCGGCGGCGTGGGAAAGTGGGGAAGGGCTTGAGCGCGTCGCCAAGTATTCTATGGAGGATGCCAGGGCGACCTTTGAACTCGGCAGGGAGTTCCTTCCAATGGAAGCCCAGCTTTCGAGGTTGGTTGGTCAAAGCCTGTGGGACGTCTCTCGCTCAAGCACCGGCAACCTCGTTGAGTGGTTTCTCCTTCGGGCCGCATACCGGAGGAACGAACTGGCCCCCAACAAACCAGACGGCAGAGAACTCGCCCGGAGAAGGGGGGGCTACGCGGGGGGATACGTTAAAGAGCCTGAGAAAGGTCTTTGGACAAACATTGTCTATCTAGATTTTAGGGCTCTCTACCCCTCGATCATAATCACCCACAACGTCTCTCCGGACACGCTAAACCGCGAGGGCTGTAGGGGGTACGACACTGCCCCGCAGGTCGGTCACCGCTTTTGTAAAGACGTCCCGGGATTCATCCCGAGCCTTCTCGGCGACCTTTTGGAGGAGAGGCAGAAGATTAAGCGCAAAATGAAGGCCAGCATAGACCCACTGGAGAAGAAGCTCCTTGATTACAGGCAACACGCCATCAAGATCCTGGCCAATTCTTATTACGGCTACTACGGCTACGCTAAGGCCCGTTGGTACTGCAGGGAATGCGCCGAGAGTGTTACGGCATGGGGACGGCAGTACATCGAGACCACCATTCGGGAGATAGGGGAGAAGTTCGGCTTTAAAGTGCTCTACGCGGACACAGACGGCTTCTTCGCGACTATACCCGGGGCGGACGCTGAGACAGTCAAAAAGAAAGCCAGAGAGTTTCTTAAATACATCAACGCTAAGCTTCCCGGCCTCCTCGAACTCGAATACGAGGGCTTCTACGTCAGGGGGTTCTTCGTGACGAAGAAGAAATACGCGGTCATAGACGAGGAGGGCAAGATAACCACGCGCGGGCTTGAGATCGTCCGGCGCGACTGGAGTGAGATAGCCAAAGAGACCCAAGCGAGGGTTCTGGAGGCCCTCCTCCGGGACGGTAATGTGAAGGAGGCTGTGGAGATAGTTAAGGCCGTTACGGAAGACCTGACGAAATATCGCGTCCCCCTAGAAAGGCTCGTCATCCACGAGCAGATAACCAGAGAGCTGAAGGACTACAAAGCCACAGGCCCGCACGTGGCGATAGCGAAGCGGCTCCAGGCGCGGGGAATCAAGGTGAAGCCGGGCACGATAATAAGTTACGTGGTCCTGAAGGGCTCGGGGAAGATAAGCGACCGCGCCATCTTGGTCAGCGAGTACGACCCGAAAAGGCACAGGTACGATCCGGACTACTACATCGAGAACCAGGTTCTGCCGGCGGTTCTGAGGATTCTTGAGGCCTTCAACTACCGGGGGGAGGATCTGAGGTACCAGAAGACCAGGCAGACGGGTTTAGGGGCGTGGCTGAAGCCCAAGGGGAAGAAATGA
- a CDS encoding RsmB/NOP family class I SAM-dependent RNA methyltransferase codes for MELFYRVSFQEVVADALSLVEERELSSKHALEKVFKRVAGKDRGKARGLAHAYVFEIEKWRKKIDFIINSVLKGSSLEDLDPYLANLLRIGTFEIHFRKVPPAIATDSIIRVVKERFDFSRAKFVNALMHSIEKFDVERALKKLKERDRIEWLSVRFSHPRWYVEYAVELLGYDEAVRLLLSNNRPQCYYVRANTFKTDVDSLRDYLEENGVRTALTPVPDVLKVLEYRTPVTRLDWYKEGKFVIQDLASAYVAHVLAPEPGEKVLDLAAAPGSKTFHVAALMENKGEIIAVDYSYDRLMRMREKMKLLEIKNVRLAHADGQSFRDKSKFDKIILDAPCSSSGTYRQFPEVKWRFNEEKIKRIINVQRNMLRNAYENLREGGEMTYSTCSVRIDEDEENVLFAVERVGLELMDYPFGWGDRGFLEIGDRVFRAWTHRHDCNSFFIAKMGKG; via the coding sequence ATGGAGCTGTTTTACCGCGTGAGCTTTCAGGAAGTGGTGGCAGACGCTTTAAGCTTAGTTGAGGAGCGCGAGCTCTCATCGAAGCACGCCCTTGAGAAGGTCTTTAAGCGGGTAGCCGGGAAAGACCGTGGGAAGGCACGCGGACTGGCTCATGCCTACGTCTTCGAGATAGAGAAGTGGAGAAAAAAGATAGACTTCATAATAAACTCCGTCCTCAAAGGCTCAAGCTTAGAAGACCTCGACCCCTATCTCGCTAATCTCCTCCGCATAGGTACCTTCGAAATCCACTTCCGAAAGGTTCCGCCCGCTATAGCCACAGACTCTATAATCCGCGTCGTTAAGGAGCGCTTTGATTTCTCAAGGGCGAAGTTCGTTAACGCGCTGATGCACTCGATAGAGAAGTTCGACGTTGAGAGGGCACTTAAGAAACTCAAGGAGCGTGACAGAATCGAGTGGCTCTCAGTCCGCTTCTCGCACCCCCGGTGGTACGTCGAGTACGCGGTGGAGCTTTTGGGCTACGATGAGGCAGTTAGGTTGCTCCTGAGCAACAACAGGCCGCAGTGCTATTACGTCAGGGCAAACACCTTCAAGACCGACGTGGACTCCCTGAGGGACTACCTTGAGGAGAACGGCGTGAGGACGGCCTTAACTCCCGTTCCGGACGTGCTGAAGGTCCTCGAATACAGGACTCCGGTAACGAGGCTCGACTGGTATAAGGAAGGGAAGTTCGTTATCCAGGATTTGGCTTCTGCCTACGTCGCCCACGTTTTGGCCCCTGAACCCGGTGAGAAGGTCCTCGATTTAGCGGCCGCACCGGGGAGCAAGACCTTCCACGTCGCTGCTCTAATGGAGAACAAAGGAGAGATAATCGCCGTTGACTACTCCTACGACAGGCTCATGCGCATGAGGGAGAAGATGAAACTCCTCGAAATCAAAAACGTCAGGCTGGCTCATGCGGACGGCCAGAGCTTTAGGGATAAGAGCAAGTTCGACAAAATCATCCTCGATGCGCCGTGCTCAAGCTCCGGAACCTATCGGCAGTTCCCCGAGGTGAAGTGGCGCTTCAACGAGGAGAAAATCAAGCGCATCATAAACGTCCAGCGAAACATGCTGAGGAACGCCTACGAGAACCTCAGAGAAGGCGGTGAGATGACCTACTCCACGTGCTCGGTCAGGATCGACGAGGACGAGGAGAACGTTCTGTTTGCCGTTGAGAGGGTCGGGCTTGAGCTGATGGACTATCCTTTCGGCTGGGGCGATAGGGGCTTCCTTGAAATCGGCGATAGGGTCTTTAGAGCGTGGACGCACAGGCACGACTGCAACAGCTTCTTCATAGCGAAGATGGGGAAGGGGTAA
- a CDS encoding HAD family hydrolase: MKLVSFDVWNTLLDIDVMLDSLAVELSKLMGACILDVADGMVLTRERIKRMRARTVGDPSRALEDSQEMLAELLGTDVELVKRAAARAVLKVDEGIVLPGAKEALEGVKRKGLKATVTGNVMFWPGSYTRLLLERFGLMDYIDKTFFADEVLAYKPMPETFRKPLETFGIEPEEAIHIGDTYAEDFEGALRAGLWAVWINPETDGARRIHERGFEVPAVEGILEVLERIEKRASEGA, encoded by the coding sequence ATGAAACTCGTATCATTCGACGTCTGGAACACCCTCCTTGACATCGACGTCATGCTCGACTCCTTAGCCGTTGAGCTCTCGAAGCTGATGGGGGCGTGCATACTCGACGTAGCCGACGGAATGGTGCTGACGCGTGAAAGGATAAAACGAATGAGGGCCCGGACAGTGGGTGATCCCTCGAGGGCACTTGAAGATAGCCAGGAGATGCTCGCCGAGCTTTTGGGCACGGACGTTGAGCTCGTCAAGAGGGCCGCCGCCAGGGCAGTTCTGAAGGTCGATGAGGGGATAGTCCTCCCCGGGGCAAAGGAAGCCCTTGAAGGCGTTAAGAGAAAGGGCCTGAAGGCCACAGTGACCGGCAACGTGATGTTCTGGCCCGGCTCCTACACGCGCCTTTTGCTCGAAAGGTTTGGGCTTATGGACTACATTGACAAAACCTTCTTCGCCGACGAGGTTCTGGCTTACAAGCCGATGCCGGAAACCTTCAGAAAACCGCTCGAAACCTTCGGTATAGAACCTGAAGAGGCAATTCACATCGGCGACACCTACGCGGAGGACTTTGAGGGGGCGCTGAGAGCAGGCCTCTGGGCGGTCTGGATAAATCCCGAGACAGATGGGGCCAGGAGAATCCACGAGAGGGGCTTTGAGGTTCCGGCCGTTGAGGGGATTTTAGAGGTGCTGGAAAGGATAGAAAAGAGGGCTAGCGAAGGAGCTTGA
- a CDS encoding radical SAM protein: MARVVLTTDETLTSTYHDVPLLDFLGCAPYDKLPRWVFRLMDTQLPDEDGVLTQAPYGLRKIEAALLRDGFLRDEVIVAHPRKVERFIGEDTTVVSLYEMDPLGLGPVSMMFTNGGQWRNYTSVKFRGLVERINRVRERKGLKFKLVVGGPGAWQLDFRREECERLNIDHVIIGEGDHIAGKLFREIESGSADETIVVKTWPRVEQIPTIVAPSYKGLVEVMRGCGRGCRFCEPNLRVARFIPLQKIGEEIALNVSAGIDHAWLHSEDIFLYKVEDRKNFYPNADAVVELFATARKYTRNVNPTHGTVAAALAAPGMVEAISEMVDAGPNHWIGIQAGFETAAPELIGKYMNNKMKPFSPEEWPWVLLNGTYVFNRNYWFPAYTTILGLPGDTDEYEIETARLIVTMERELEEKLGNRAHFTVTPLAFVPMGLLRGEEFYRIEDMITYGQFLHLYYAWKHLAKEVIRGLPHILRGNPFLIPFYPLARFGVRVVLRQIEKWGKRKGYEVRPLEPLDLHIEVEEHRWYSQPSLAEAY; encoded by the coding sequence ATGGCGAGGGTGGTCCTGACGACGGACGAGACCCTGACGAGCACGTACCACGACGTCCCCCTGCTGGACTTCCTTGGCTGTGCACCCTATGACAAACTTCCCCGATGGGTTTTCAGGCTCATGGACACCCAGCTCCCGGACGAGGACGGCGTTTTAACGCAGGCTCCTTACGGGCTGAGGAAAATAGAGGCAGCCCTGCTGAGGGACGGCTTCCTGAGGGATGAAGTGATAGTCGCCCACCCGAGGAAGGTTGAGCGCTTCATAGGTGAGGACACCACGGTGGTTTCCCTCTACGAGATGGACCCCCTCGGTCTTGGCCCGGTGAGCATGATGTTCACCAACGGCGGCCAGTGGAGGAACTACACGAGCGTCAAGTTCAGGGGGCTCGTCGAGAGGATTAACCGCGTGAGGGAAAGGAAGGGCTTGAAGTTCAAACTCGTCGTGGGGGGTCCTGGGGCTTGGCAGCTCGACTTTAGGAGGGAGGAGTGCGAGAGGCTCAATATAGACCACGTAATTATTGGGGAAGGTGACCACATCGCTGGAAAGCTCTTTAGGGAAATAGAGAGTGGGAGCGCCGACGAGACGATAGTGGTAAAGACTTGGCCGAGGGTTGAGCAGATTCCAACCATCGTCGCCCCCTCCTACAAGGGGCTGGTGGAGGTCATGCGGGGCTGTGGGCGTGGTTGTCGCTTCTGCGAACCAAATCTGAGGGTCGCACGCTTTATCCCGCTGCAGAAAATCGGGGAGGAAATAGCGCTCAACGTCAGTGCAGGGATAGACCACGCATGGCTCCACAGCGAGGACATCTTTCTTTACAAGGTAGAGGACAGGAAGAACTTCTACCCCAACGCGGATGCTGTGGTTGAGCTGTTTGCGACCGCGAGGAAGTACACGAGGAACGTCAATCCAACACACGGGACCGTTGCGGCGGCTTTAGCTGCTCCGGGCATGGTAGAAGCAATCTCGGAGATGGTTGACGCCGGTCCAAACCACTGGATAGGCATACAGGCCGGCTTCGAAACCGCCGCCCCGGAACTCATTGGAAAGTATATGAACAACAAGATGAAGCCGTTCTCCCCCGAGGAGTGGCCCTGGGTTCTCCTCAACGGAACCTACGTCTTCAACAGGAACTACTGGTTCCCGGCTTACACGACGATACTTGGTCTCCCGGGAGATACCGACGAATACGAGATAGAAACGGCCCGGCTGATTGTCACGATGGAGAGGGAACTCGAGGAGAAGCTCGGCAACAGGGCGCACTTCACCGTGACTCCCCTTGCATTCGTGCCCATGGGCCTTCTGAGGGGCGAGGAATTCTACCGCATCGAGGACATGATAACCTACGGACAGTTCCTACACCTCTACTACGCCTGGAAACACCTGGCGAAGGAAGTCATAAGGGGCCTGCCGCACATCCTCAGAGGTAATCCCTTCCTCATACCCTTTTACCCCCTCGCGCGCTTCGGTGTGAGGGTCGTCCTCAGGCAGATAGAAAAGTGGGGTAAGAGAAAAGGCTATGAGGTCAGGCCCCTCGAACCACTCGATTTGCACATCGAGGTCGAGGAGCACCGATGGTACAGCCAGCCGAGTCTAGCTGAGGCCTATTAG
- a CDS encoding MTH1187 family thiamine-binding protein, producing MVIVEFVIVPLGEESLSGYVAEVVKLLERKGVKYQLTPMSTVMEVPTVEEAFDVIREAHEVMFRLGARRVSTTVRIDDRRDRERHMEDKVKSVLEKLSGEGGG from the coding sequence GTGGTGATAGTTGAGTTCGTTATAGTCCCTCTGGGAGAGGAGAGCCTCAGTGGATACGTGGCGGAGGTAGTAAAGCTTTTAGAGAGGAAGGGTGTTAAATACCAACTGACTCCCATGTCAACCGTGATGGAAGTCCCAACCGTGGAGGAAGCGTTTGATGTGATCCGAGAAGCCCACGAGGTAATGTTCCGGTTGGGTGCTAGGCGGGTCTCAACAACCGTCCGGATAGATGATAGACGGGACAGGGAGAGGCACATGGAGGACAAGGTGAAGTCCGTACTCGAAAAGCTCTCCGGAGAGGGAGGAGGATGA